A genome region from Purpureocillium takamizusanense chromosome 8, complete sequence includes the following:
- a CDS encoding uncharacterized protein (EggNog:ENOG503P1YX): MTEPLSKVDSAVQGLSSSPPKEKGHRRQSSSAAGVMNINDLEKDKIEIQLPVETQKTGWKINSSPMSIDDPSILKIPLTKPPVKKIDLHFPLGMEVTARNLKGVTIKDAMDAIYKAYKKRADDELDNPYLAGFEWDKEESWTRLVVHLQKQPTSGGGGGGGGKKKKNKKEEE, translated from the exons ATGACTGAACCGCTCTCCAAGGTCGATTCCGCCGTTCAAGgcctgtcgtcgtcaccgcccaAGGAGAAGGGCCATAGGAGGCAAAGCTCCAGTGCGGCTGGTGTGATGAACATCAATGACCTTG AGAAGGACAAGATTGAGATCCAGCTTCCTGTCGAGACACAAAAAACGGGGTG GAAGATCAACTCGAGCCCCATGTCAATCGACGACCCATCCATCCTCAAGATTCCCTTGACCAAGCCTCCTGTCAAGAAGATTGACCTGCACTTCCCACTGGGCATGGAAGTCACGGCAAGAAACCTCAAGGGTGTCACCATCAAGGATGCGATGGACGCGATTTACAAGGCGTACAAGAAGCGG gccgacgacgagctggacaaCCCGTACCTTGCCGGGTTCGAATGGGACAAGGAGGAGTCGTGGACACGGTTGGTTGTCCACCTCCAGAAGCAGCCTACaagcggcggtggcggcggcggcggcggcaagaagaagaagaacaagaaggaGGAAGAGTAA
- a CDS encoding uncharacterized protein (EggNog:ENOG503PTCU): MSPTTPGLPDSAIRRPGTVVAAPYKPPPTFPTRLAQQARPIEVQVPPLIAGALVAAFAKALADGLGNELLTHYYLGDQVVRVNLDRVIDRLLSTFTHELWDELFQFYHKDGPPGAEVSRQVTRLFEGPIRQIVLLLNGPETSPCVLDKIGPGLSQRQTTWSTSAGGIDLPLALQLLCSYWHREMPSQSPGGSPDDIARSLHGIIVSGTAAQNLISRFRRVLLSPHHVQMHLAESAIWTMLLIKRPYPSPSDGFHVAQFKYECQLFGPLDGIADPQLVNLGTLPAITGTAEDCTHTTVSSYVNSQWPKCGKLVLGCLEEAVGNASYSSRHGEPMSGMSVWDGTDENGPPCPGLRLIHIEVEESVIRISISAWTHTMIEVFQQMCWMCAAISASPFPGALSECAAEVTSWTYLNESVYVDCSLVHQPVPSATGLPWLRQMQGAAIAKGFPFPAHEVQQHVTA; encoded by the coding sequence ATGTCACCGACGACACCTGGCTTGCCTGACAGTGCCATCAGGAGGCCAGGTacagtcgtcgccgcgccgtaTAAACCGCCTCCGACTTTTCCCAcgcgcctcgcgcagcaggcgagACCGATCGAGGTCCAAGTCCCGCCCCTCATCGCCGGTGCCCTGGTTGCCGCCTTCGCAAAGGCTCTGGCCGACGGTCTTGGAAACGAGCTTCTCACCCACTACTACCTCGGCGATCAAGTTGTCAGGGTGAACCTCGACCGCGTCATCGACCGCCTTCTTTCCACGTTTACTCACGAGCTTTGGGATGAACTGTTCCAGTTCTACCACAAGGACGGCCCTCCTGGCGCAGAGGTTTCTCGCCAAGTCACGCGCCTGTTCGAAGGTCCAATCCGCCAGATAGTCTTGCTGCTGAATGGCCCAGAGACTTCACCCTGTGTCCTTGACAAAATCGGCCCGGGATTGTCGCAGAGACAAACAACATGGTCAACGAGTGCAGGGGGCATAGATTTACCCCTCGCTCTGCAGCTTCTCTGTAGCTACTGGCACAGGGAAATGCCATCGCAGTCCCCGGGAGGCTCACCAGATGATATTGCTCGCTCATTGCACGGCATAATTGTCAGTGGTACCGCCGCTCAGAATCTCATATCCAGGTTTCGCAGGGTCTTGCTGTCGCCGCACCATGTCCAGATGCACCTTGCCGAATCCGCCATCTGGACCATGCTCCTGATCAAGCGACCTTACCCCTCGCCCTCCGATGGTTTTCACGTTGCCCAGTTCAAGTACGAGTGCCAGCTGTTTGGGCCACTCGACGGCATTGCGGACCCGCAGCTGGTCAATCTGGGGACCCTGCCAGCCATCACTGGCACTGCGGAAGActgcacacacacaacgGTGTCCTCCTACGTCAATTCACAGTGGCCCAAGTGCGGAAAGCTGGTCCTGGGTTGTCTCGAGGAAGCTGTGGGCAATGCCTCATACTCGTCCCGACACGGCGAGCCCATGTCCGGCATGTCAGTATGGGACGGGACAGATGAGAATGGCCCGCCTTGTCCCGGATTGCGACTCATTCACATCGAAGTCGAGGAGTCGGTGATTCGAATAAGCATTTCGGCGTGGACACATACAATGATTGAAGTCTTCCAGCAAATGTGCTGGATGTGCGCAGCCATTAGCGCGTCCCCCTTTCCCGGCGCACTCTCCGAATGCGCCGCTGAGGTGACTAGCTGGACCTATCTGAATGAATCAGTATACGTCGATTGCAGCTTAGTGCATCAGCCAGTCCCCAGTGCGACTGGTTTGCCATGGTTGCGCCAGATGCAAGGGGCAGCCATTGCGAAGGGGTTTCCATTTCCTGCACACGAAGTCCAGCAGCACGTAACGGCATGA
- a CDS encoding uncharacterized protein (EggNog:ENOG503Q43R~TransMembrane:1 (i46-70o)~COG:E~MEROPS:MER0005715), with protein MFILPEAHDSPKDGQQQNMAATKVGFGEAALFEKQRYSAKRSPGRVIHVLIAAVIITALLVKTGSLGTVLGHRNPAKQLKNIQKCSIDTLHKDLSFLDNARPIQAAEFIQRRDRLARALDQNGVDAFVLEPGFTFQYYGNVSQPDWEPGEAEERPFLMLVLPQRASDGSVSAKTAFLAAHFEEGRARMLGIPSRDEELDIVIWEEHWNPYKTLLESRLFAGKKEKQPTLMVEEEMRDFIVRGLQNNGFKTVGLSPEAELVHQTKSPAEIEIIRAVNTGTIVAVRAVRTCLVPGLTEDEVTAILDNTLLSMGFVTVFNIMLFGEHGALPHGGFVTGGKKLTLDSVVIIDVGARYLGYTSDICRSFLIDPPKGRRVPEDPLRAEKEKIWRIVFDAQTAASEAMRWNNTAASVDIAARSVIDAAGYGEFFTHRVGHSIGIKAHESPYLNKWNTVKLSPGMTFTIEPGIYLEGKFGMRHEDIYRVTETGDAELLTGRRARGLYDP; from the exons ATGTTCATTCTCCCGGAGGCGCATGACTCTCCGAAAGACGGCCAGCAACAGAATATGGCAGCGACAAAGGTTGGCTTTGGCGAAGCTGCGCTGTTCGAGAAGCAGCGGTACAGCGCGAAGCGGTCGCCTGGGAGAGTTATCCACGTCCTCATCGCTGCTGTGATCATCACTGCCCTTCTCGTAAAGACCGGCAGCCTTGGGACCGTCTTGGGGCATCGAAACCCGGCTAAGCAACTCAAAAACATCCAGAAATGCTCCATCGACACTCTGCACAAGGACCTTTCATTTCTCGACAACGCGAGGCCGATCCAGGCTGCAGAGTTCATCCAAAGGCGGGATAGGCTTGCGCGAGCCCTCGACCAGAATGGCGTAGACGCCTTCGTCCTGGAGCCGGGATTCACCTTCCA ATACTACGGCAATGTTTCTCAACCGGATTGGGAGCCAggggaggccgaggagcgtCCCTTTTTGATGCTCGTGCTTCCCCAACGCGCGTCCGACGGCTCCGTGTCTGCCAAGACGGCGTTTCTCGCGGCTCACTTCGAAGAaggccgcgcgcgcatgctCGGCATTCCctcgcgcgacgaggagctcgacatTGTCATCTGGGAGGAACATTGGAACCCGTACAAGACGCTGCTGGAGTCGCGACTCTTCGCgggcaagaaggagaagcagccgACGCTcatggtcgaggaggagatgcGCGACTTCATCGTGCGCGGCTTGCAAAACAACGGGTTCAAGACCGTGGGCCTCTCCccggaggcggagctggTGCACCAGACCAAGTCGCCCGCCGAGATTGAAATCATTCGCGCCGTCAACACGGGCACCATTgtcgccgtgcgcgccgtgcGAACCTGCCTCGTGCCCGGCCTGACGGAAGACGAGGTCACGGCGATCCTGGACAACACGTTGCTCTCGATGGGCTTCGTGACCGTCTTCAACATCATGCTCTTCGGGGAACACGGCGCGCTGCCccacggcggcttcgtcaccggcggcaagaagctcacGCTTGAcagcgtcgtcatcatcgacgtcgGGGCGCGTTACCTGGGCTACACGTCCGACATTTGCCGCAGCTTCCTCATCGATCCGCCCAaggggcggcgcgtcccCGAGGATCCCCTCCGGGCTGAAAAGGAAAAGATTTGGCGAATTGTCTTCGACGCGCAGACGGCGGCTTCCGAGGCCATGAGGTGGAACAACACGGCCGCGAGCGTGGACATTGCCGCGCGATCCGTCATCGATGCTGCCGGTTACGGAGAATTCTTTACGCATCGGGTTGGCCATAGCATTGGCATCAAAGCGCACGAGTCGCCGTACCTGAACAAGTGGAATACTGTGAAGCTCAGTCCTGGGATGACATTCACGATCGAGCCAGGCATTTACCTCGAGGGGAAATTCGGCATGAGGCACGAAGACATTTACAGGGTCACGGAAaccggcgatgccgagctgtTGACTGGGCGACGCGCGAGAGGCCTGTACGATCCTTGA